CAAGTAGTCCCTCTACTACTTTGCACCCAGACTTTCTGTTTGTGTCCCTGATATCCAGGGTGGTGAATGTTTTGGAAGATAATAAACTTTGGTCAAAAGTATTTCCCTCTGAAGAGGTTACGAAAAATGAGTAAATAATAAGAATAACCAACGATTGTACGcttttcatttttgcaAACGTAATGGCTGATTTATTTATAGTAACTGAACACAATTCTTCCTCCGCCTATGGGGACCTTCCGCATGCACAATGGTACCAATAAGATAAATGACATATCCTCAGGGTTGACAAGTAGGATGAATGGATTTAAACATGGCCTTATTGAACAAACCATTTGTGTATTTGGCGAAATTGCAGCTTTAAGTGGCAAAAGAGCGAGTCCTGAATGAGCCTTTGGGAAGAATGCAGAGAACAAATAACAAATGGGTCCTTTAAGATTTATGCGAGAATTAGCCTCAAGAAAgttataaagtttatatCCTCTATTTTTAACTGATGATAAGAGAGTGATTGTAACCAATAGACTTTAGGTATGAAGAGAAATATCAGTGTGTGGATTTACAAATTAGGGCAAAGTAGAGGTCATTTATTCCAGGATTACAGGCATAGaaaaaaattttaaagtttacAAAATAGAGATTATTATATTTAAAGGGCGTATTGTTCAGGAAAGTCTACAACAATCCCGTTTACTTCCCCTGAAGCGTCAAAGCATTCCCTACCAAAAGTCACCAATTTATTCCATTTCCTTCTCCATTATGATCCTAAATgtttttggaggataaTTGTACCTTTcaaacaaactggtactGGTGAACATACAAGTAAGACTATAAAATTCCCGTCCAAAtcatttattcttttcaagCCGtggaatataaaactaGTCACCGTAAAATCTTACCAATACAAGAGTACAGGTCCAACtattatttataaatcGTAGATTATTGTGTAAAATATCCGTATATCTGAACTATATGTATTCGCCCTTTTCATTATTCCAATCAGCGGGACAAGAATAAAACTTTGGCGTACGGCTAATTCGGACCTTAACTGGTACTATAGAATAGATGTTAATTTTTAGACAGATACAAACTGGTTTCAGCGCTAAAATAAGCAAACGATACAACGTATAAGATGGAAGAATGCTTAGGGTACTTCAAACATTCCATTCTGCAacagatttaaaataaGAGATTTCCCCTAGACAAGGAACTAGAAAGAGATGACATATGCAAATGGTCCATAAAATTGGGGCAAATACCCTTGATAGCGTCGAAATATGTCCCAAATAAGATTCACAGAATGAATGCGGACCTGTGCAGTTGGTATTTTCCCCATCTAGACGGTTCATTAATGAGAGATTCCAACTAGCCTTTTGGACGTTGTATTTAAGATATAGAGGACTACAAATGGCCTTTACTTTGTTTAACTAGAGAGTTTAATTATGAACCTGGTCGCATTTCTTTTAATATCACCCATAAATTGGAGATGCTCCAACCCATTTGATGTAAACAAATACCATCTTAATTGGCATACAGCCGTTTAATCTTGGTTACTCGTTACTTACCTCGATAATAATCATTAAAAACTTGCTAAATAGGAGCAAATATATACAGAGGAAGGGATGGAAATTTGGGTATTGTAAGGATTTACCTTTGACAATTTCTCAGGACTCTACCACCATTTAAGAGACATGACAAGAGTGATACCCACTCAGATCATCTAGATGCAAACTAGTCATACTTACTCGCCCTTGTTTGAATTCATGAAATGTCGGATATAATCCGTGTATTGTCTCTAGATGTTACAATTCTAAAACAGACATCTTTATTATAGtccaaaaacaaacttcCAGATTTACACTCTTATTCGCAATGCATCAAGATAACTTCTTCTACTATCAAAGTATGAAAAATAAACAAGAATTAACGACAGTGGTTATTTCAAAACCATCATTTAAATAGTGGATTAATTTTCCAGTTGCTTGGAAATTCCTTATCACAAACAACCTGTTCAAATTCTTTTGCCCTGTTTGGATTGTAGACTCTTATATATTCCATGGCCAATTTTTCATGAACATGTGCGTTAATGTGTGCATAAAGTTCAATTGACCTGCGGAAAATTGCGGATTCAGCTCCATTGTACGTCATACAATTGCTCAACACGAGTTCCATTTGTtttttaaatgtataaagCGATTCTATGGAACCAAGAGAATTTAAAATGCAGGAAAGTGATATTGGATTTGAAACTCTGTCATAGTAATCTACATAAATTGACTTGTCTGGTAGGTTGACAAAGTCTATAAATCTTGCATCATTCATTGTGCTTGTTAGAACATCCTTCAGAACAATGTGCAGTGCATTGAGTTTATcacttttaattttatcCATCGGCCTATCGTTTAAATAGCGCATAAAGTAATTGAGATTACGTATGCGCTCTTGGGGATATGACAAGTCCAATGATGTTATGCTACAAATCTGTTTGTTTATTCCAGATGAATGGTCAGAAATCCCTTCATCAAATGAGTGTGTGTGCATGAGAGTTTGACTTGAACTAGGCACTCGTTGTAAAGAGAGAGAACACTTCTCTGGTACCtcgtcatcatcttcctcctcatCATTTGCAAGCCCTGAAGAATGAGAACCTTGTGGAGCGTCAGAGTTTCCCACAGAGTCATTTTCAATGGATTCAATAGATGACGATTTGCTTCTAACCACTTCGtcctcctcttcttcactCTCTCTTGACCACCCCTCATTGCTCTCTCCTACATACTCATCACATTGTTCAGGTTCGGAGGTGGAAGGAGCATAATCGCTCTTCATTAGAGAAGCATCACACTCATCAGAGGGAAAAGATGCTACCCCTGAGGTGAGAATATCATCTGATGATTCATCCACACTTCGTTTcctcttttcatcttcatttaTACTCATGTTTATGTCATGGACATTTCCAATCTTTAGCCTCTTTCCTCTTTCTAAATATTGCGCATTCTCCCTCTTGTATAGATTGCCATactttatccttttcatgGTATTatttaaaacattcatACTATATAAAAATGCTTCTGAATAATCCCTAGAATTACAGCTTTCCAACAAATTTGCAAACTTGTTCATACATTCGTCAGTCGGCTCTACGGCATAAATATCATAGTCCAAAAGTATAGAATTCCAAGTATCTTCCTCTACAGAAAGCAAAATACGATCAGAATCAGTTAGGAAAATCTTTTTAGAATTTGCAATAGACTGATACAAGAATGGCGGTATAACCTTTTCTTGTATGACTCCAAACGGGTTCATcataaatgttttaaagGCCGTAAAGTAAAAGCtctttttatcttcatcattcCTTGCCAATATTTCATCTATACGTTCAATAGTGCGTACTCCATAGGATCCATCGCATTCATTATTGCGTCTAAGGATTTTAATAACCTCCTCCTGCTTACTTCCATCTTCTACCTGTACACCATGATACTCTCCAGACTTTATCGCCAGTGCATCCTGGCTTAATTTCACGCTTGTACTTTTAAGTATATTCTCCTCAATTGTATTTGGAGTTACAAATCTTATGGTAATAACCTGCGATTTTTGTCCAATTCTATGCACTCTTGATTTTGCCTGAATATCAACCTGTGGATTCCAATCACTGTCGTAAATAATGACAGTATCAGCCGTTTGTAAGTTGAGCCCAAGTGCACCCGCCTTTGTCGAGAgaataaagacaaagtaGGGACTGTTTTCCTCATTAAACTTTTTGAGACGATCAACACGTTGATCACTGTTTAGGGATCCATCGAGACGAAGATACTGATAATTTCTGTACCGCAAATAAACCTCTAAAATATCTAGCAACGACGTCATTTGACTAAAAATAAGTACTCTATGTCCAACTTGGAACAAACGAGCCAAAATTATATCAAGCATTGCAAATTTTCCACAACTCATAATTATATTATCATTACATGGGAAATTTCCAGGACAATACAGATAGGGGTGATTTATAACCTTTCTCAATTGAATCATTTTATTATGTGTAGTTTCTCTGGAAGACAAGAATTCATACAAACGTGTTTGAATTCCACTCATTGGACAGCATACAACATACTCAAAATTTAGAGGAACCTCATCTGCCACCTCATACTTTTCGCGACGCAATAAAAATGGTTTAAGAATTTTGTGTATCCTATCAATGATGAGGAGCTGCTCCTCTTCCGAAAGTGCAGCTTGTTGAGTGTCCGTATCCTTTGTACGCACAATCGATCCCAAGGGGACGTTGAACCATTCGTCGAAATTTTTTGAAGAAGCAAAAAGCTCTGGCATTAAAAAGTTCAAGAGAGCCCATAATTCATGCAGGTCATTTTGTAATGGAGTTCCAGTTAGAGCCAATCTGCGATTCACGACAAATCCCTGGTTTAAAACTTTTACGAGTTTGCTGTTTGGATTCTTGAGCCTATGGGCTTCATCCACAATAAGATATTCCCAACAAATTTTTCTCAGGTATGTTTTATCACGCAAAATAAAAGAATCAGTTGTTAGTAAAACATCAAAATTTGGTCTACAAGatccattttcataccaaCGATTTCTCATGCTCTTTCTATATTCCTTTGTTCCTTCATATATGCAAATCTTGCAACTTGGAAACCAGTTTTCCAGttcattcttccaattTCCATGAAGAGTGGAAAGGGGCGCAAGAACCATATGTACTCCACTTATACCCTTGTGATCCTTCAAATATGCTAATAATGCGATAGTCTGGATAGTTTTTCCCAATCCCATTTCATCCGCGAAAATCCCATTCAACTTATTATTATAGAGCGATACAAGCCAATTAAGACCATCCATTTGGTATTTCCGTAGCTTGCCATTTAGTGAGGGGATATCCTGTTTTATATCCTCCTTTACACAGTTTGCAACCGTATAATAACGCGTCTTGGCGTCCATGATGGACTGTACACTCGTGTCTTGGGGAGTACTAGTATCAGTCTGAAGAGTAGAATCTGAACCTTCTACGGAAGGCCGAGCAGTCTCATTTTGAGTTGCACATACTCGTGCATAGTCTGAAACCTGTCTGGCTCTAACAAGAAGGTGGGACATATAGTCCATGTACACTTCAGTTTGTTTTATAATCTGCAAAAACTTGCTCTCCTTACTTTCCTTAAGGAGTCTGAGAtaatcttcttcattatgAGCCCTCAAAGCTTCGAGTCTCTGTTTTTGTTTGGCACTTTCTTGCATTTCAATACGTTTGATGGCCACTTCTATTGCTCTAACTGCAGATATTGCATTTTTCCTGGAAACCTTGCGATTCTCCTTGTGTAGAGTTGTAAAGTGTCTGATATAATCTGGAAGATCCTTCCTGAATGATCTTTCCGGATGCTTAAAGTTTGGAGAGTAATCCAGGACTCTGGTTAGGGAAATCATAGACTTTAAGCTCCTTTGTAAAACCAGCAGATTTATCATATTTTCCAATCGCACCAACGAAATGTATGCGTTTTGTAAATGAGAAAATGGAATTTCGTCCTCTGGTGACGCATCTGACCCCTGATTTTGATGAACTGTTTGTAATGGAGGACTCGAAATATCATACGATGGATCTTTTTGGGAGACATTTTGCACAGGGACCTGGTTAAATGATGAATACGATTCCTTATTACCTTGCGACCCATATGTTTCTCCCTGAGTAGTATCCACCTTTTGACTACTTTCCTCATTCACCTCAACTTTACACAAATTCTCATCCGAGTCACGtgaaaaaatataatcATAGAGCCCAGATTCCCTGGCTaaattctccaaatttttaacAGACTCTTTTGTATTCACATGCATTACATATTCCAACATGCTCTTTAGATTGGTTACCGCGGTAAGGATGAATGTCAACTTATTTTGATCCAGATTGTCCTTGTAATCCAACCAAAAGCACCCGGGACCCCAAAAATCGCTGGATCGATGTAGTGTATCGGCTATTGTGAGAATTTCAGAAATTCCGGTGGAATCTTTCTCCACTCTATCATCCTTTTGACTCATTCCCTCCGACTTTACAGCCACTCTGTTTGGCATGCCAGGTCCAAATTCCTCCGGTTTATAATTAAATGTCCCATTAACATCAATCAGCACAGCCTCCATATTATAAGATGCATCATAGGTGGAGTCTGAAAACACCGAGTTGTAGTTTCTGCACGGCTCCTGCCGTATCGCATAATTCGATCCATTCTTTATCCCATCGCTGGCGTAGATTCCAGAATCTGCGCCAATGTGTCCATCCTCAGATGTCTGAATATTGGAGGACCTAGAGAGTAAGTCTGGCGGTACTTTTAGCCCCTTTGCCAGATAGTTTACATAAATATCAATCTGGGTCAATAGACACTCGTACTGCTGCCTGTTGAACGGATTCTGGCCATTCCCGTCCAGCTCTACCCATTCCTGTAGATTCTCACCTCGTCTGGTCCTGTAGTTGTTCAGGGCGTGCATCAGCTGTCTGTAGCGAACATCTTGAAAGTCTGACCCCGAGGATATCAGATTGCGGAGCCCACACACTATGTCTACGTATCCCAAATTCGAAACGTCCATTTTAACCTCTCTGCTGTGTGTATCAACTCTGCTTTGTCTGTCTTGTGTGTATAGCGACTCAACGCTGGCCTTGCGCCTTAATCCTGCACTATTGCGAGTAAAATGTTGTTTGTCTGTCACATCCTTTACGATTACATACACCTAGTACCATTAACCCTCGAATTTCGGTACAAATACGCAATTTACGGGTGCCAGGGATGTCCTCTACACCACGTCGTTATTCTACATAATTCTACGCTAAAACCGGCTGAATATATATAGAGTATATATTACCGAATGCTACCGACGAAATTTCAGGGGAAAACATGAACTACAGCCCAAGTTTGAGCTACACATTGACACTACAACTGTTGCCACTTTATATCTTTATTTCCCACTTTATCCTCCCAGTTTTTTGTGTACACAGAGATGAATGATTTAGGGGTGAGAATTGCGGGTTTTTCCATCCTGAAACTGATGGCAGATTGAGATGAAGACACGTACAGGTGACGCTCAGGTTCGGATGCCAAACGGTGACTTATGGATGGGAAACAGAGAGGGTATATCTAGGCCGTACCGAGGATCATGGTTAGACCGAGTTGAGAGCTCTGGAGAGGCCAGTGCCTCCCCAAGCATGCACAGAAAGCGGTGCATTCCGTTGTTCTTCTGGCGCTTATTTTGGCTTCCACTGGCCTTTTAAAGCTATACATGATGGGAAGACATCGAATTATTTGCTACATTTGCAATGATGATACGTTTAAGGCGGATGAATGAgtggttgtctagggagtaactaGATAGAGGAAGTTTTGTTAATGTCAGTAGATTTTCCAATAGCCTCCACATGCGCCAGGATAGTACAGCATACAGATTTTAATGGCAACCATGGCCTGTAAATAAGACTATAAAAGGGAGTTGGCCATCCGAAACAACGTTTGATAAGCATGAGCGTTTGCAATATTCTTGATTATTTCCAGCCCGTTAAACTCTTTGCAAGAGATATTAAAAGGTaaaagaatggagaaaagcCGGTTAACTTGACACTTCAACTACTGTAATGACTTGTACCCTTGTTAAATCTACAAGGGAACTCTGTTTTTGAAAAACTAGACAAAATTCAGGAAACCTTACCAAACCAACTTTTAGTATAAACGAACCGTTCTCATTCTGGTACCAGTATATATTCtgaaaaatccaaaatttgcatgtttTACTGCCAGGACGTCTCCACGGATTTAGCCTTTTTTCACAGTAAATGATGGGTATGTTATAAATTTAGCACGGACAAGGATTTATTCTGCATATAAACACTTGTTCCACTCCATCTATAAAGCGCATTTCTTGGTAATACAAATACTTTTGCTACACTTGTAAATAGCATGTTATACGACCTGCCAGTGGCTGAAAATTTTACCACGAATTGGAGCCGATTTATAATAGTTTATTGGTGATGGATTCCTTCCAGAATAGCGCCATTTTAGGGAGGAAAGGATCAAACAATTCCATGGGAATCTATGTTTTTACGCAGAACAAATGCGCATTCCACCAAGCCTGATCATACGTACTAAATTATCATGCCTTTCACAAAATTGGATTCTATACACGGGAGGTGGACACTTTATCGGTTACACAAACTTTGCATACCTCCAAAAACATTCATACCACAAAAATGTACTAGTGAATGACAAAAACTAGttatttggaaaaaattaGCTTGTAAATGTAATATTCATGCACACCCTCTTTAGGGTTAGTGTGTATGAGGAGTGCGAATTCTTTAAAGTGTGTTAGAGCTTTCGCGATTTACAAATACATTACTGCAAAATTGTGTTAAACTACCATTAAATTAGTGCATTTTTCACTATCGGAGTGTTTACTCCTGGTCAATCCATAGGCTTTTAAAATGTGCACTTATCCCGATCATCCACATGTGAATCTCCCATCTCAAAGTAATCTTCATGTGGAATGTTACTATTTAAATATCTCATAACCACCAAACATCAGTGGCTACAAGGAAGATTTCACAGGGCCTTTATCGATGCCCACGGAAACTCACGGAACCTCCCGAAATTTTAGACTGTCatttaaatgataaatttgagTATAAAATCACAAGGACATTCTACAATAAAACCAACAAAGATTGTCTTCAATCACTATGTTTGCCCTACAGATGGCACAGGATATTATTGTACATTCGGACATCACACCTCTGGAGCGTTTAACAGTTGTAAAATTCCAAACTTGAGAGCCATCTGAATGATGCACTATGGATtatcctctggaggtttCATACTGACGAGTTTTTTGTCAAAGTCCGTCTTAGAGATGGCAGTCCATCCACTACCATTCTTCTGGAAGTGTTTGCTACCAGAAGTCCCATTTTTATCCGTATATACGGCAAGAAGATCACTTAATTCTGGCTTTTTCAAGAAATGAACGCTGGTACACTTCTGGCTAGCATCAGCTGCCTTCCATACCGATGTTTCACCTTCAGCTACAGAGTTTACAGTCTTGCCTTCCTTCACAGTCATTCTCTTATATACAAGATCACCatttccttcatcttttaGCGTAACCAACTCTTCATCTGGACTTAAAATATCGAGAGAAATGTTTGGTTGATTTCCGGCCGCCGCTCCATTGCGTGGTCTTCTTTTCTGATTGCCTCCAGGATGGCACATTCCCCATGATAGGAAAGCTATAAAAACAACCACAGCCTTCATTTTGTAAAAGAGGTTGAATGTGACGTGTGATGGGTCATTCCTCCCTGAATGCATGGGGTGTGGAAGGAACTTGTATGCCCCTTGTTCCCTTGATTTGGCCGAAGAATAGAGACATGTAAAGACACATTCAATAGAATTTATCAATAGGAACGCAATGTGAACGTTAAAGTGGTCGTAGGTGTGAGTTCACCCAGATATACACAAGCGTCCCTTCGCTGCCCTCACGCAGAGGGTACCTAGAAACATTTCCCACACAAACACAGGCACTAGTGTACTATAGAGACAAGATATACTCGACTAATTAAAAGGCTTAGAATCCTTAGTCAATATACGCATAGAAATCGCGTCAACACAACTCATACATGCACAGCGCCGCTGCTTATCATCTACATTCACCAGTAGCTTTCCAACTAGAGAAAAGCTACAACTCTGGCATAATTGGAATATCAAACATCGTAACGTTTGGTGCCTTGCCCCCAAACCTCGCTTCTAACTGTGATGGGTGCGCCATGTCCAACAGCTTCTTGCTATTTTTGCCGCTGCTGATTACAATCTTTTCTTGAGTAACTTGTGGAATAACATTTTTAACCAAATTCCAAATGCACGACAGGATGAACGGTGCATTTATGATGAACATCTGGGACAGCCTAGCCCTATAGTTTACAGAAAGTGATTTAGCGATTTGTTTCAAGAGAGCGACCTGGATGTTAAAGAGATTTGTGCCATCCAAGTCGATAATCACCTTCCATTGTTCCACCCTTCCTGGAACCAACAACT
Above is a genomic segment from Theileria equi strain WA chromosome 4 map unlocalized gcontig_1105316255041, whole genome shotgun sequence containing:
- a CDS encoding helicase family member protein (encoded by transcript BEWA_047820A) yields the protein MDVSNLGYVDIVCGLRNLISSGSDFQDVRYRQLMHALNNYRTRRGENLQEWVELDGNGQNPFNRQQYECLLTQIDIYVNYLAKGLKVPPDLLSRSSNIQTSEDGHIGADSGIYASDGIKNGSNYAIRQEPCRNYNSVFSDSTYDASYNMEAVLIDVNGTFNYKPEEFGPGMPNRVAVKSEGMSQKDDRVEKDSTGISEILTIADTLHRSSDFWGPGCFWLDYKDNLDQNKLTFILTAVTNLKSMLEYVMHVNTKESVKNLENLARESGLYDYIFSRDSDENLCKVEVNEESSQKVDTTQGETYGSQGNKESYSSFNQVPVQNVSQKDPSYDISSPPLQTVHQNQGSDASPEDEIPFSHLQNAYISLVRLENMINLLVLQRSLKSMISLTRVLDYSPNFKHPERSFRKDLPDYIRHFTTLHKENRKVSRKNAISAVRAIEVAIKRIEMQESAKQKQRLEALRAHNEEDYLRLLKESKESKFLQIIKQTEVYMDYMSHLLVRARQVSDYARVCATQNETARPSVEGSDSTLQTDTSTPQDTSVQSIMDAKTRYYTVANCVKEDIKQDIPSLNGKLRKYQMDGLNWLVSLYNNKLNGIFADEMGLGKTIQTIALLAYLKDHKGISGVHMVLAPLSTLHGNWKNELENWFPSCKICIYEGTKEYRKSMRNRWYENGSCRPNFDVLLTTDSFILRDKTYLRKICWEYLIVDEAHRLKNPNSKLVKVLNQGFVVNRRLALTGTPLQNDLHELWALLNFLMPELFASSKNFDEWFNVPLGSIVRTKDTDTQQAALSEEEQLLIIDRIHKILKPFLLRREKYEVADEVPLNFEYVVCCPMSGIQTRLYEFLSSRETTHNKMIQLRKVINHPYLYCPGNFPCNDNIIMSCGKFAMLDIILARLFQVGHRVLIFSQMTSLLDILEVYLRYRNYQYLRLDGSLNSDQRVDRLKKFNEENSPYFVFILSTKAGALGLNLQTADTVIIYDSDWNPQVDIQAKSRVHRIGQKSQVITIRFVTPNTIEENILKSTSVKLSQDALAIKSGEYHGVQVEDGSKQEEVIKILRRNNECDGSYGVRTIERIDEILARNDEDKKSFYFTAFKTFMMNPFGVIQEKVIPPFLYQSIANSKKIFLTDSDRILLSVEEDTWNSILLDYDIYAVEPTDECMNKFANLLESCNSRDYSEAFLYSMNVLNNTMKRIKYGNLYKRENAQYLERGKRLKIGNVHDINMSINEDEKRKRSVDESSDDILTSGVASFPSDECDASLMKSDYAPSTSEPEQCDEYVGESNEGWSRESEEEEDEVVRSKSSSIESIENDSVGNSDAPQGSHSSGLANDEEEDDDEVPEKCSLSLQRVPSSSQTLMHTHSFDEGISDHSSGINKQICSITSLDLSYPQERIRNLNYFMRYLNDRPMDKIKSDKLNALHIVLKDVLTSTMNDARFIDFVNLPDKSIYVDYYDRVSNPISLSCILNSLGSIESLYTFKKQMELVLSNCMTYNGAESAIFRRSIELYAHINAHVHEKLAMEYIRVYNPNRAKEFEQVVCDKEFPSNWKINPLFK
- a CDS encoding signal peptide containing protein (encoded by transcript BEWA_047830A) translates to MKAVVVFIAFLSWGMCHPGGNQKRRPRNGAAAGNQPNISLDILSPDEELVTLKDEGNGDLVYKRMTVKEGKTVNSVAEGETSVWKAADASQKCTSVHFLKKPELSDLLAVYTDKNGTSGSKHFQKNGSGWTAISKTDFDKKLVSMKPPEDNP